TGCAAGAATTTTCTGAACAACAGCATTAATGATGGATTCCATGTTATCCTCTGCGGATACGGAAACACTTTCCATAGCTGCTGCAGCGGAATCAGCGGAATCTGTACTTAATCTTACGAATGGTCCATCGTAACATCCAGCACCAAGTTCAGCACCGAAGTTATTTTCCATAGCATCGTAAATCTGCTGCATTGTTAAGTCTTTATCTTCAAATACATGTTTCTTGATACAGTAGATAGCATCACCTGTATCTACGTTACCAAATGCCTGAGGTCCTGTGAAGTTGTAGATTGCTCCACCTTCCATAACTGTTTTACCTCTTCCAATACAGTCATCAACTAATGCGGACATGAATGGTAATGGTGCTCTTTCTTTATGAGCGATATCAACAGCATTATCTGCCTCAACTAATTTAGATACAAAGTACTCGATCTGAGTCTCGTATGATTCATATAAATCATCCATGGACTTCCATTCTGGCATAGGTTTTGTAACAGGTCCTAACTGTTTGCCATCACGATTCTTACCACCATGAATAGCGATATCAAATACCTTAGCAACGTTAAAGAATGCTGCATCATGCCATCCGTCTGTCTTGTGTGGACACTGAGGCTCTACACAACCGATGATACAGTAATTACGAGCATCTGCAAGAGTTAATCCTCTGTTACATAATGCAGGAATGATTGCTTCATCATTGTACATAGCTGGAACACCAGTACCAAGTCTTGCAAGTTCACAAGCTCTTAATAAGAATTCATCCGGTGTCTGGTTATGAATACGAACGGAGAATGATGGTGCAGGTAATCTAACATGTGCTGCTGCATCCATACACATATAAGAAACTGGGTTTGTAGCATCAAGACCATCTTCTGTCTGTCCACCAACACCAAAGTTCTGGAATACTGCGTATCCTGCGAATGCCTGATCAGATACATCATCACGAGTTTTGTTTACATGGTTTAATAATACAAAGAGACAGTCAAGTAATTCCTGAGCGAATTCTTTAGAAATGTTCTTGTCTGCTTCTAAATATGGCCACATATACTGGTCAAAACGTCCTGGAGAAATGGAATGTCCATTCGCTTCGATCTGTACTAATGCCTGTACAAACCAGAAAGACTGACAAGCTTCATAGAAGTTTGTAGCTCCGCTTTCAGGAACACGATCACAGTTCTTGGAAATCTGAAGTAATTCAGCTTTTCTCACTGGATCTGTACATGTAGCCGCCATCTCAGCCGCTTTTTTGCTGTATCTCTTTGCAAAATTGATTGCTGCATTGTAAGAAATAATAACTGCTTCATAGAATGCTCTCTTCTGCAGATATTCCGGATCATTTACATCAAGTTTGTTCATTGCTTCAACTACTTCTGCAATAACACCCTTGAAACCGATTTTTAATACTTTACCGTAATCAACACACACGTGTCCAATGCCACCAAAGTAGTAGTTACCAACTGTGAATACTCCACCAGCCTGGCAGTCAAGACAATCCTGGCTCATGTAGGAAGTAGCTAATTCGCTGGTAGTTTTACCCTTCCAGTATTTAAATACTTCGTGAAGGATATCTGCTGTTTCTTCAGTAATTACGAATGGGTCACACATACGAGTTGCCATTGTCTTAAACTCTTTTTCTACCCAGTCAAATGAGAACTCTGGGCAAAGGTTTGTAGAACGAGGTTTTACGGAAAGAGCACCTACGATTAATTCGTTATCACGAATTACAACTGGAAGATTATTAAAAATCTTTTCGTTAGCTTTTGCTCTTCTCATAACTGCTGGCATACCTTCTGTCTCTTTGTAAGACTCTGTAATAAGTACGGCTCTATATGGCTCTACTTCAGGTACTGCGTTAACAACTTCTGCTTTTAAGGCTTTGATACGTGCGGTTGGTTCTGTAAATCCTTTTGCAATCATTACAATTTTCCTCCTTCTTACTGACACATAAAAATGTGCAATGAAAATGTTTGAGAGATGATAACTCAAAAAATTATCCTATAAATCCTGTAAATCAACCACTACTGAGCTTTCATCTGTCTTGCATTATACAGTAAAAAATAATCAATAATTAGGAATATCCGTGTCAGTATGTGGCAATTATCAATCGGATATTTTTTACATTTATACAGTTTGCACAACAAAAAGAAACGTTGCTGTCACATTTTATTGCAACAGCAACGAATTACATCTGTCGATATGAAACAAATTGGTATCATTGCCAAGAAAATATAGGCAAGAATTTCTCATTTCGCACCGTTTTTTTAGTTGGAAAATTTAATCCTCATTTTTGAACTATTTTGCACTCTTTTTTCTTACTCACTCTTATATGTGGTGTGTAAAAGTGTTTCAGATAAAAGACTCAATGGTTCTTTGAAAAATTCATTATATATCATTCCAATTTCCGGATTATCCATGGAATTTCTGTATTGCGCCCGTTCATCAGCCTGGTATAATGATGCGATTCTCTTTTTTCTTACAGCATCTGATACCGGAACACTTCCACAATCTGGCTGTCCTGCTCCACTGATACAGCCTCCCGGACATGTCATAACTTCTACAAAATGATATCCACTCATATCTTCTGCCAAAAATTCTTCCGCAGCCGCTGTTCCATACAGAATACAAACTCTGAGATTCTTTCCTGCAATCGTCACTTCCGCTTCTTTTCGGTTATTTAATCCTCTTACCGGACGAAGCTGATAAAAATCTGCCGGTGCCTCTTTCCCTTCTAGAACTCTGTAAACTGTTCGAAGTGCTGCCTCCATTACACCACCGGTATTTCCGAAAATCATTCCGGCTCCAGTTCCTTCTCCTAATACACTGTCATACTTTGAAGGAGTGATTTTCTCTAAATCCATTCCTTCCTCTTTACACCACTGTACCAGCTCTTTTGTTGTAATAACATAATCATTGTCACGCATTTCTTCTATATTAAGAAGCTTTCCCGCATCACATAACTCTTCTCTTGCTATTTCTGCCTTTTTCGCTGTACAAGGTGTCACTGCTACAGAAATAATCTTTTCCGGATCAATATGTTTTTTATGTGCAAAATATGTTTTAATTACTGCTCCCTGCATTCCGATCGGACTTTTTGCAGAAGAAAGATGTTTTGTTTTATCTGGATGAAAATTCTCCATGTATTTTACCCAGGCTGGACAGCAGCTGGTAAACTGAGGAAGTGGTCCGGTCCCCTTTAAAATTCTAGACAAAAGTTCAGAGCCTTCTTCCATAATCGTAAGATCCGCAGAAAATGTAACATCAAATACATAATCTGCTCCAAGCGCACGCAATGCACCTACCATCTCATCTTGTGCAAATGTTCCTGGCTCTTTTCCAAAGCCGTCCGCAAAACCAACTCTGACAGATGGGGAAGTAGAAAAAACAACGATCTTTTCCGGATCTTGGATCAGTTCTTTCACAATCTTATAATGAGGACGTCCAGTAATTGCTTTTTCCGGACAGGATGCACTACACTGTCCACAGCCAATACATTGATAAGCCTCCCTTTGGTTTAATAAATATTTTGCTGCTACCCCGATCTCTTCTTCACAAACTGCAAAGCAATGTCCACATTCACTACATAATGCTTCATTTTTGATAATCGCAGGATTCGCATCATCTACCGGAACCATAAAAGGAGTCGTTCGATTCATTAGCATATAGCATCTCCTCCTTTATTGATTCCATTATCAATTCCAAGACCTGCTCTTTTTTCTTTAATGATATCCTCAAACTTCTGTGCTGCGGCATCTACCTCTGTTTCAATAATAAGCTGTCCTCCGGTTAAATCTTTCAATCCTTCTGTAAGGACATTTACCGCAACCTGGCTTCCTGTAACAAATGGTGATAATGCCAGGTGAAGAGGGAATCCAAGTGCAAGAGCATATGCTCCATCTGCTAACGCCTGCTCTTCAAGCCACTGCGGTGCACTTATAACAACTGGAAGCTGTGGCAGATCTACATTAAGTTCTTTTGCTAAAGCACAGGCAGCCATCTCAATTCGTCCGATTGCAAGGCATGGTCCGAAATTAAGAACCGGCGGAACACCAAGTGCTGTACATATTTCTTTCAATCCTTCCCCACAAAGTTCTACTGCATCCATCGTCATAAGTCCACAGTTTTCTAAACCACCACAAGTACAGCCTGCTGATAATACAAGAATGTCTTTCTTAATTAATTCTTTGGCAAGTTCTACTGTAAATACATCATGTCCTTTTGCTCTTAAATTAGAACATCCGACAACTGCCGCAATTCCTTTAATTTTTCCTGAAACAATCGCATCAATGAGCGGCTGTAAAGTACCACCTAAGGCAGCTACTAAAGTATCTTCTGATAAACCGGTAATGGACTTGTCAAAACCATGCTGTGCCATGACATTGACACGCTTTTCTCCTTCTGCTGGAGCTGTTCCATATAACTTTTCTTTTCTGTTCTTAAATCCACATAGAGCATCTGCGATAATCTGACTTGTAATCTTTTCTTTTTCTTCTGCAGTATATGGCAATAACTGTGCATTTGCCTTCTTTGCCACATCGTCAAGACAGAGCATCTTAATATCTAACTGATCACAGATTGGCTCGATTCCCGGAATCGTACAGTTAAATTCAGAAACAACCAAATCCACACAGCCAGTCATTAATACCGCTTCACTTGTATAGTTATTACCTGCATGTCCGCAGTATACATCTTTATAGCAGCCGGAACGTGCCTGGTAATCCTGCCCCACACAAGTACAGCCTACAATACGGATTCCCTTTGCACCAACAAGCTCGGCAGACTTTTGTACAATTTCTGATTCTAATTTTTCTTCTAAATCTGTAAACATTGACTGCTGATGTCCTGTAATCATAATATTTATATATTCTGGATCAATAATACGAAAACCTACCGGATCCATACTGATTTGCGGTGGTCCCATAATAATATCATTCATCAAGTTTGTAAGAATCAGTCCGTAATTACCTGTAGAAATACCTAAACGTAAGCACTGCAACAGCATATCCATCGGATCTGAATTCAAGTTTGTCGATGTCTTTACAACCGCATTAAAAATCTCGTCTTTTGCTCCACCCGGTAAAATACCAAGCTTCTCCCACAGTTCATAACGCTTTGGAAGAGCAATATTCTTCATGAGTGTCATCTTCTCATCATACGGTTTTCTGATATCTGCAAGAACTGCATCTGCAATCATCTCTGCCGTCTTCGCACAACTGTTATGACAGTCCGGTCCACAGTTACCACAACAGTTAATCTGTAAAATCTTTGCAAGCTTCGCAACAGAGTCCTTATATTTTGGTTTCTTGCCTTCCGCCTGTAATTCCTGTGCCATCTCCTTCAATCTTCTTGCCGTATTCTCTACAACATGCGTATAACATCCTGAACCAGCAGCCACCTGTCTTAAAAAATTCCTGCAGGCAATGGTATCTGCATCTGCTCCACATACACCTTTTGGTTTCGCCGGTGATAAACGACATGGGCCATTCGAACATAATCTACAACATACTCCCTGTAATCCATATCCACACTTATTCTGCTGCTTCACCATACGATGATGTGAAGTATCCATCGGTGCATTCTCTAAAAATACCTCTAGCACCTTATCCGCACTGCTGCAAATCTTATCTGACATTATATAACCTCCTCCTGATTTTCCTTTCATTCTTTCATGAAATTTTCCTAACAAGTTTTCCTATTCATCGCAATTATCCCAATTCGCAGTACTCCTGCTCCAGAGTATGTTAAAAAACATTCCAGCACAGTTTTCTACAATATCAATAATTATTCTCATTATAGCAAACCAATTCCGTTCACTCTTGGATAATCCTTTCATAAAATAGGGAAATATGACACTGATTTTTTGTCTTTCCATGATTCACAATAGAATCTGTAATATTTCTATAAATAAATGGTATTATTCCTATATTGTCTGTAAAATTTATCTTATAATAAAAGATAATCAGACATAAAAATCAAAGGAGAAGTGTACAAGATGATTGAAATTGCAAACTTAGAAGAATGGACAAAAAAATATTTCTCAGACCCTGAAAACCAGAAAAAAGCAGAAAAAGCCTGTGAGCGTTATGACCGTCTCATGGTAAAAAATATTAAGCGCCAGTTAAGTGGTGGAGCTGAAAAAATCTTTCTCAACGAAGAACCGGCAGACGACCCTGGTAAGTGCATGGAAAAGGCAAAATATGAAGTAATCCCATTTGCAAAAGTAGATGGAAAAAAGGGAAAAATAAAAATAAATATGCTCGACCAGATTGCTGAATTCGTCCCAGAATAATCTTTATTTGTAGATTTGTTGTAGACGAAAAAAGAAAAAATGCCGCATCTGGGATAAGGCATTTTTTCTTTTTTCTGTCTAATCTAAATCCACAGCTGGTAAGAATGGGAATTCTCCAGAATGTTATGGCTTTCCATGGAATTAAAGTCTAAAAGTAACAAAGATTTAATTTTGCCAGTAAATCTGCTCTCCTTTGATAAGCGGATATTTTATCAATTCTTTTTCATTAAGATTTTCTCCAAACATATCTACTGCAGATATCTGATGATTTTCATAAGTTGTATAATAATAAATTCCCTTATTTGTATTACAGCAGGATGTGTAGAGTGTAATTTCGAACTTTCCATCGGCAACTTCACAGCAGCCTCTCTGCTGATCTACTGATCCAAGAATATGAAAAAACTGACTGACACTTTCTTTTTCAGATGTTCCAGAGAATGAATTCATTTTAGTGAAAGCTACTTTTGCAAAACGGGAAGCTGAAGATAAATCTCCTGGAAGCCCTAATGCACCCATTCCTCTACTATATGCATTAAAGTTTAGTTTATCAGAGAAACGATTTTCCGGCTGTTTTGGGGAGAGGCCTACATAATTATTTAACTGGAACATTTGCTGTTCAAATGGAGGGTTATTTGTAAGAACTCCTACTGGATTATCATAAATATGCATACCATCTTTCATACATTCTACAGTGATTGCCTCATTTTCATCGGCAATGATCCAGTGAAGCTGTGCAGATGGAAGTTGTTCACTAAAAGGGGTACCTACAAGATTGATTTTATTTAAAACTTCTCTTGTTTCTTTTACAGATGCGCACTTACTTAAAATCCATGGAATAAATTCGAACTGTGCAACATTTTCTCTGCCTTCTTCTGCTTCTTGATAGACTGCATTTCCTACAAAGTTAAGGCCTGCCATTGCAAGTCCTTTCTCATTAACTGCGTCATAATATAATGGATAATCTCCAGCTACATGTGCCATTCCAATTATTGCATAATGGGATATTACTTCTCCCATATGTCTGAAATAAAACGGATAATTTCGTGGTGTTATAGTTATCTCATCTCCATATGAGAATTCATAATCTAATGTCCTGCCAAAATAAAAATCCTGCGTTTTGTATGTTGCTGCTGTACACATAAATTTTGCTCCTCCTTCTACTGATGCCAACTCCCTACCACCTAAAAGTAGTGAATTTCTGTACTTGGCTTGTTAAAGATATTATTTATAAAATTGATAAAATTATCTTGTTTAATTATTTCTTTTCTGACCTTTTAACTTTTATTATTGTCGCTAATTTTAATTTTTATCAGGGATATTTCTATGCGCCAATTTTCATGCTATCCACCATGTTCCATCTGAGTGTTGCTGTAAAGAACCAAGCTTCTCTGATAATAAATTCCCTTTAAAGTCTCTCTCTACTACTTTTTCATAATAGTTATATTCTTCGGTTTCACAATCATTTTCATCGTCCCAGCCTTCTTCTACCCAGGCAGAAAGATATACTTTTTGGTCTGCTATCATACTTACACTTTCATTAACACCCTTGGAAAATCTAAAACTTTCCGGATAATAGCTGACAAATTCCTCATCCTCACTTACAATGTAAACATCCTCTCCAATAATACGTAGATTATAAAGATCCACATCTTCTATATTAAGTTGTGTAATCATCTCTGGGATTTGATCTGGATAATATTTGAAAAGAGTAATTTTCCCACTATTATAATCTCCCTGTAAAAACCAAAAAGATTTCTTTAAACAAATAGGAGTTCCATATAACACATTTCTTTGTTTTTGAAATGGTTCATAAACTTTACCATTATTGTAATCATAAAAAGAAATAGTTGAACCTTGATACCCACCTTTTTTTGACCATTCAATCATATCATAAAAGTCTGTTGCATCACTCATTGCATATCCAATACGGGATTGACCTGGAATTTCTTCAATATACCTTCCTGTCACAACTTCAAAACGATTAAGTTTCATAAATATTCTCCTTCTTAATAGAAATATTACAAAGATCCTTGGATGCCGTTACCGACATCATCCCAAATTCCAATTTGTTGAATTAAGTATACCATAAACTTTTATCTTAAGAAATGTTCTAATTTGCAATCACGCAGAGGGAAGAAATCTCTAACGTGCAATTTCTTTTTGTCTGGATTTTCTCAGGGTACCAACTTTGGTACCTTCAGTGGTATCTTACCCTTTTCGGGCAAAATAAAAGAGCTTGAATACCTTTTAAAGGTGTTCAAGCTCCTAAATGTACAGGGGATGAGAGAATCGAACTCCCACCAAAGGTTTTGGAGACCCCTATCATACCATTTGACCAATCCCCTATATTTAATTTTAAGGTATGTACCTTCAAAACTACACACAAACTATCTTTTTTCTATTCCAATAACTTTCTAAGGTCAAGCTCTCGACCGATTAGTAACAGTCAACTCCACACATCACTGTGCTTCCATCTCTGCCCTATCTACCTCATCGTCTCTAAGGGGTCTCTCACTCTTTCGAGTCTGGATATCTCATCTTGAGGGGGGCTTCACGCTTAGATGCCTTCAGCGTTTATCCCTTCCCGTCTTGGCTACCCGGCCGTGCCATTGGCATGACAACCGGTCCACCAGCGGACGGTCCATCCCGGTCCTCTCGTACTAAGGACAGCTCCTCTCAGATATCCTGCGCCCGCGCCGGATAGGGACCGAACTGTCTCACGACGTTCTGAACCCAGCTCGCGTACCGCTTTAATGGGCGAACAGCCCAACCCTTGGAACCTGCTCCAGCTCCAGGATGCGATGAGCCGACATCGAGGTGCCAAACCACTCCGTCGATGTGAACTCTTGGGAGTGATAAGCCTGTTATCCCCAGGGTAGCTTTTATCCGTTGAGCGATGGCAATCCCACGTTATGCCACCGGATCACTAAGTCCTACTTTCGTACCTGCTCCACCCGTCGGTGTCGCAGTCAAGCCTCCTTCTGCCTTTGCACTCTCTGGATGGTTTCCAACCATCCTGAGGAGACCTTTGAGCGCCTCCGATACCCTTTCGGAGGCGACCGCCCCAGTCAAACTCCCCGCCTGACATTGTCCCCCGCCCGGGTCACGGGCGCAGGTTAGAAACCCAGTACTGCAGGGGTGGTATCCCAACAATGGCTCCCTTACAGCTGGCGCCATAAGTTCTTAGCCTCCCACCTATCCTGTACATGCAATACCGAATCCCAGTATCAGGCTGGAGTAAAGCTCCATGGGGTCTTTCCGTCCTGGCGCGGGTAACCAGCATCTTCACTGGTATTTCAATTTCACCGGGTGTGTTGTTGAGACAGTGCCCAAATCATTACGCCTTTCGTGCGGGTCGGAACTTACCCGACAAGGAATTTCGCTACCTTAGGACCGTTATAGTTACGGCCGCCGTTTACTGGGGCTTAAGTTCAAACCTTCGCTTGCGCTAAGCTCTCCCCTTAACCTTCCAGCACCGGGCAGGCGTCAGCCCATATACCTCACCTTTCGGTTTCGCATAGACCTGTGTTTTTGCTAAACAGTTGCTTGGGCCATTTCTCTGCGGCTGCTTTCGCAGCACTCCTTCTCCCGAAGTTACGGAGTCATTTTGCCGAGTTCCTTAACAACACTTCTCCCGCCGGCCTTAGGATCCTCTCCTCATCCACCTGTGTCGGTTTACGGTACGGGCCCTTGCTACACGATAGCGGCTTTTCTCGACAGGAAGGGGCCGCAGCTTCGCTACTTTTGTTTCGCTCCGCATCACGCCTTTGTCTTATGCAGGACGGATTTTCCAATCCTGCGACTACTTCGCTTGCACCGGGCTTTCCATTCCCGGCTCTGCTTCCCTTCCCGTGTCCCCGCAGTTCTGATAACAAGGGGTGCAGGAATCTTTTACCTGCTGTCCATCGGATACGCATCTCTGCCTCTCCTTAGGCCCCGACTTACCCAGAGCAGATCAGCTTTACTCTGGAAACCTTGGATATTCGGCCGCAAGGATTCCCACCTTGCTCTCGCTACTCATTCCGGCATTCTCTCTTCTTAGCAGTCCACATCCCCTTCCGGTAATGCTTCCCTCCCCTAAGAATGCTCCTCTACCAACTCTTACGAGTTCCGCGGCTTCGGTGTGGTGTTTCAGCCCCGGACATTTTCGGCGCAGGACCTCTCGACCAGTGAGCTGTTACGCACTCTTTTAATGAATGGCT
This Anaerobutyricum hallii DNA region includes the following protein-coding sequences:
- a CDS encoding glycyl radical protein codes for the protein MIAKGFTEPTARIKALKAEVVNAVPEVEPYRAVLITESYKETEGMPAVMRRAKANEKIFNNLPVVIRDNELIVGALSVKPRSTNLCPEFSFDWVEKEFKTMATRMCDPFVITEETADILHEVFKYWKGKTTSELATSYMSQDCLDCQAGGVFTVGNYYFGGIGHVCVDYGKVLKIGFKGVIAEVVEAMNKLDVNDPEYLQKRAFYEAVIISYNAAINFAKRYSKKAAEMAATCTDPVRKAELLQISKNCDRVPESGATNFYEACQSFWFVQALVQIEANGHSISPGRFDQYMWPYLEADKNISKEFAQELLDCLFVLLNHVNKTRDDVSDQAFAGYAVFQNFGVGGQTEDGLDATNPVSYMCMDAAAHVRLPAPSFSVRIHNQTPDEFLLRACELARLGTGVPAMYNDEAIIPALCNRGLTLADARNYCIIGCVEPQCPHKTDGWHDAAFFNVAKVFDIAIHGGKNRDGKQLGPVTKPMPEWKSMDDLYESYETQIEYFVSKLVEADNAVDIAHKERAPLPFMSALVDDCIGRGKTVMEGGAIYNFTGPQAFGNVDTGDAIYCIKKHVFEDKDLTMQQIYDAMENNFGAELGAGCYDGPFVRLSTDSADSAAAAMESVSVSAEDNMESIINAVVQKILAEKGSNLSMSVDTKSAACGSCCSDSQRAEYDRIRHILDATPCFGNDIDEVDMCARKATQVYSHEVEKYKNPRGGQYQAGCYPVSANVLFGKDVQALPDGRYSNAPLADGVSPRQGHDVKGPTAAGNSVAKLDQLNISNGTLYNQKFLPSAVAGDQGLLNFAAVVRNYFDKKGMHVQFNVIDKETLLDAQAHPENYKDLVVRVAGYSAHWTVLAKEVQDDIIARTEQSF
- a CDS encoding [FeFe] hydrogenase, group A translates to MLMNRTTPFMVPVDDANPAIIKNEALCSECGHCFAVCEEEIGVAAKYLLNQREAYQCIGCGQCSASCPEKAITGRPHYKIVKELIQDPEKIVVFSTSPSVRVGFADGFGKEPGTFAQDEMVGALRALGADYVFDVTFSADLTIMEEGSELLSRILKGTGPLPQFTSCCPAWVKYMENFHPDKTKHLSSAKSPIGMQGAVIKTYFAHKKHIDPEKIISVAVTPCTAKKAEIAREELCDAGKLLNIEEMRDNDYVITTKELVQWCKEEGMDLEKITPSKYDSVLGEGTGAGMIFGNTGGVMEAALRTVYRVLEGKEAPADFYQLRPVRGLNNRKEAEVTIAGKNLRVCILYGTAAAEEFLAEDMSGYHFVEVMTCPGGCISGAGQPDCGSVPVSDAVRKKRIASLYQADERAQYRNSMDNPEIGMIYNEFFKEPLSLLSETLLHTTYKSE
- the cooS gene encoding anaerobic carbon-monoxide dehydrogenase catalytic subunit is translated as MSDKICSSADKVLEVFLENAPMDTSHHRMVKQQNKCGYGLQGVCCRLCSNGPCRLSPAKPKGVCGADADTIACRNFLRQVAAGSGCYTHVVENTARRLKEMAQELQAEGKKPKYKDSVAKLAKILQINCCGNCGPDCHNSCAKTAEMIADAVLADIRKPYDEKMTLMKNIALPKRYELWEKLGILPGGAKDEIFNAVVKTSTNLNSDPMDMLLQCLRLGISTGNYGLILTNLMNDIIMGPPQISMDPVGFRIIDPEYINIMITGHQQSMFTDLEEKLESEIVQKSAELVGAKGIRIVGCTCVGQDYQARSGCYKDVYCGHAGNNYTSEAVLMTGCVDLVVSEFNCTIPGIEPICDQLDIKMLCLDDVAKKANAQLLPYTAEEKEKITSQIIADALCGFKNRKEKLYGTAPAEGEKRVNVMAQHGFDKSITGLSEDTLVAALGGTLQPLIDAIVSGKIKGIAAVVGCSNLRAKGHDVFTVELAKELIKKDILVLSAGCTCGGLENCGLMTMDAVELCGEGLKEICTALGVPPVLNFGPCLAIGRIEMAACALAKELNVDLPQLPVVISAPQWLEEQALADGAYALALGFPLHLALSPFVTGSQVAVNVLTEGLKDLTGGQLIIETEVDAAAQKFEDIIKEKRAGLGIDNGINKGGDAIC
- the bsh gene encoding choloylglycine hydrolase, whose translation is MCTAATYKTQDFYFGRTLDYEFSYGDEITITPRNYPFYFRHMGEVISHYAIIGMAHVAGDYPLYYDAVNEKGLAMAGLNFVGNAVYQEAEEGRENVAQFEFIPWILSKCASVKETREVLNKINLVGTPFSEQLPSAQLHWIIADENEAITVECMKDGMHIYDNPVGVLTNNPPFEQQMFQLNNYVGLSPKQPENRFSDKLNFNAYSRGMGALGLPGDLSSASRFAKVAFTKMNSFSGTSEKESVSQFFHILGSVDQQRGCCEVADGKFEITLYTSCCNTNKGIYYYTTYENHQISAVDMFGENLNEKELIKYPLIKGEQIYWQN